The following are from one region of the Arcobacter defluvii genome:
- a CDS encoding MlaA family lipoprotein → MKKIIFILIFAIFSFANETNNDNFSEEFDSEFTSNTKEVFDPLSGYNRIMTTFNDKVYLNVLVPVSKGYAYVVPETARTGVNNFFNNIMFPVRFVNNLLQLKFKNSSEELGRFLINSLWGLGGFMDLATTELHMKEHKEDFGQTLGFYGVGEGFHVVLPLLGPSNLRDIVGLTADNVVSPLSRLGEDGIDYKIPNTVLEEYGIKTFDVVNYTSLNPDQYETIKKDALDLYPFLRDIYTQARKRQIEE, encoded by the coding sequence TTGAAAAAAATTATTTTTATTTTAATATTTGCCATTTTTAGTTTTGCTAACGAGACTAATAACGATAATTTTTCTGAAGAATTTGACTCAGAATTTACATCAAATACAAAAGAAGTTTTTGACCCATTAAGTGGCTACAATAGAATTATGACAACTTTTAATGACAAAGTTTACTTAAATGTTTTAGTACCTGTTTCAAAAGGTTACGCTTATGTTGTTCCTGAAACTGCAAGAACAGGTGTAAATAACTTTTTCAATAATATTATGTTTCCTGTTAGATTTGTAAATAATTTATTACAATTAAAATTTAAAAATTCTAGTGAAGAATTAGGCAGATTTTTGATAAATTCACTCTGGGGACTTGGTGGATTTATGGATTTAGCAACCACGGAATTACACATGAAAGAACATAAAGAAGATTTTGGACAAACACTTGGTTTTTATGGTGTAGGTGAAGGTTTTCATGTTGTTTTACCATTACTAGGACCATCTAATTTAAGAGATATTGTTGGATTAACAGCTGATAATGTAGTTTCACCATTAAGTAGATTAGGAGAAGATGGAATTGATTACAAAATTCCAAATACAGTTTTAGAAGAGTATGGTATCAAAACATTTGATGTAGTAAATTATACTTCATTAAATCCAGATCAATATGAAACAATAAAAAAAGATGCTTTAGACTTATATCCATTTTTAAGAGATATTTATACACAAGCAAGAAAAAGACAAATTGAGGAGTAA
- a CDS encoding WYL domain-containing protein, translating into MFNDDTIYYNHSEKCFSAKYPFLQSSLLNSEELATIAILKNKSKDKFTDEELSFNTEKLFEKLEDSLKNSIYKLPSIESIEENQTDIIKVKNAIKTKTKIECIYNDKKRELYPLKILNLDSFWYLINYDLEYNEIRRYHLNSIKEVELQDIEFEFDEEIISGFDNAINAYFEPHVKPFAIELFLDKKVSKYFLRKPINQTQRVLKTYEDESIDIEVFITDFMEIIPLIQSYLPHIMIISPDELNKIIKSNLEEYFSKTT; encoded by the coding sequence TTGTTTAATGATGATACAATTTATTATAATCATAGTGAAAAGTGTTTTAGTGCAAAATATCCCTTTTTGCAAAGCAGTTTATTAAATAGTGAAGAATTGGCAACAATAGCGATATTGAAAAATAAAAGTAAAGATAAATTTACTGATGAAGAACTTTCTTTTAATACTGAAAAACTTTTTGAAAAGTTAGAAGATAGTTTAAAAAATAGTATTTATAAATTGCCATCTATTGAAAGTATAGAAGAAAATCAAACAGACATAATAAAAGTAAAAAATGCTATAAAAACTAAAACAAAAATAGAATGTATATACAATGACAAAAAAAGAGAACTCTATCCTCTGAAAATACTTAATCTTGATAGCTTTTGGTATCTTATAAATTATGATTTAGAATATAATGAGATTAGAAGATACCATTTAAACAGTATCAAAGAAGTAGAGCTACAAGATATTGAGTTTGAATTTGATGAAGAAATTATAAGTGGTTTTGATAATGCTATAAATGCTTATTTTGAACCACATGTAAAACCTTTTGCGATAGAACTATTTTTAGATAAAAAAGTTTCAAAATATTTTTTACGAAAACCTATCAACCAGACTCAAAGAGTTTTAAAAACTTATGAAGATGAAAGTATAGATATAGAAGTTTTTATTACTGACTTTATGGAAATAATACCTTTGATACAAAGTTACTTACCTCATATTATGATTATATCTCCTGATGAACTTAATAAAATTATAAAATCAAATTTAGAAGAGTATTTTTCAAAGACTACATAA
- a CDS encoding ABC transporter substrate-binding protein, whose amino-acid sequence MLKKNFVRFVLLMAFTFSYANALKQDEIQQEMTKKIDNVLSILEKKDKTFAQKGDEIIKVIDDVFDYELMAKIALGKETWNTLTPEKQKEFTKIFENKLKKSYIEKLQLYNDQKVKVIGLKPYNNTRLQLETELLGKDGTYKINYNFYNKSKENEQWLIYDVDLVGVSIIQTYRQQFAGLLKEKTFDEMLALLEQ is encoded by the coding sequence ATGCTTAAAAAGAATTTTGTTAGATTTGTTTTGTTAATGGCATTTACGTTTTCTTATGCAAATGCTTTAAAACAAGATGAAATTCAACAAGAAATGACAAAAAAAATAGATAATGTTTTATCAATTTTAGAAAAAAAAGATAAAACTTTTGCTCAAAAAGGTGATGAAATCATCAAAGTTATTGATGATGTTTTTGATTATGAACTAATGGCAAAAATTGCTTTGGGAAAAGAAACATGGAACACATTAACACCTGAAAAACAAAAAGAATTTACAAAAATTTTTGAAAATAAATTAAAAAAATCTTATATAGAAAAACTTCAACTTTATAATGACCAAAAAGTAAAAGTTATTGGTTTAAAACCATATAATAATACTAGATTACAATTAGAAACTGAATTATTAGGTAAAGATGGAACTTATAAAATAAATTATAACTTTTATAATAAATCAAAAGAAAATGAACAGTGGCTTATTTATGATGTTGACTTAGTTGGAGTAAGTATCATTCAAACATATAGACAACAATTTGCAGGGCTTTTAAAAGAAAAAACATTTGATGAAATGTTAGCTTTATTAGAACAATAA
- a CDS encoding YebC/PmpR family DNA-binding transcriptional regulator produces the protein MGRAFEYRKAAKMKRWGNMSRVFPKLARAIEVAAKSGVPDPEMNSALRTAILNAKAENMPKANIDAAIKRATGKDSANFSEVNFEGKGPHGVLIFVETATDNNTRTVANIKMYFNKTNGQVVPTGSLEFFFDRKAIFEFNKPSNYELEDLEMELIDAGLEELEEEDGLCLAYANYTDFGNMNNKFEELGIALTKAELKRIPNNPQEFSEAQQEDIGKLIEKLEDDDDVQAVYTNIA, from the coding sequence ATGGGAAGAGCCTTTGAATATAGAAAAGCGGCTAAAATGAAAAGATGGGGAAATATGTCTAGAGTTTTCCCAAAACTTGCACGTGCTATTGAAGTAGCAGCAAAATCAGGAGTTCCAGATCCAGAAATGAATTCAGCATTAAGAACTGCTATTTTAAATGCAAAAGCTGAAAATATGCCAAAAGCAAATATTGATGCAGCTATAAAAAGAGCAACAGGAAAAGATTCTGCAAACTTTTCTGAAGTAAATTTTGAAGGAAAAGGACCTCATGGGGTTTTAATATTTGTTGAAACTGCAACGGATAATAATACAAGAACTGTTGCAAATATCAAAATGTATTTTAATAAAACAAATGGTCAAGTAGTTCCAACTGGATCTTTAGAATTTTTCTTTGATAGAAAAGCAATTTTTGAATTTAATAAACCAAGTAATTATGAACTTGAAGATTTAGAAATGGAATTAATAGATGCTGGACTTGAAGAACTTGAAGAAGAAGATGGTTTATGTTTAGCATATGCAAATTATACAGATTTTGGAAATATGAATAATAAATTTGAAGAGTTAGGAATAGCTTTAACAAAAGCTGAGTTAAAAAGAATTCCAAATAATCCACAAGAATTTAGTGAAGCACAACAAGAAGATATTGGAAAATTAATTGAAAAACTTGAAGATGATGATGATGTTCAAGCTGTTTATACAAATATAGCTTAA
- a CDS encoding sensor domain-containing diguanylate cyclase: MITGLILPIICKKYNISCILFSKDYKIVEFTDNLKDFVSDTKKLFVDGDIRDSLWELVGFEEKLQELYNGKKNYLHIPMLLKKDVFYDINIETCKTEKNEKLFIAMFTRQSNLSMSYLNIIQKVNHENLKYEYEKENIENSQNYYNLINQKLISFHINQKGIITEVNKACLSFFGLEKSIMIGKHFSNFFFSREVKVSSTEVSNILRATNLNGIDVFFHTDIIPVKSEKNSSQNIIICQDITYLKKIESELEYAVNHDSLTGLPNRLMLRKRIEECILKSKDTKESFALCFIDLNKFKSVNDEYGHHVGDMLLKHIGEVLSSIIREGDIIARIGGDEFVILFDHIESTQYLDLTLKRIDSISKKNPLYYSEDLIIPLTFSLGVSIYPNDGEDIESLLNHADEKMYKNKGIRI; this comes from the coding sequence ATGATAACAGGATTGATTTTACCAATTATATGTAAGAAATATAATATCTCTTGTATTTTGTTTTCAAAAGATTATAAAATTGTCGAATTTACAGATAATTTAAAAGATTTTGTAAGTGATACAAAAAAACTTTTTGTTGATGGTGATATAAGAGATTCTTTATGGGAACTTGTAGGTTTTGAAGAAAAACTTCAAGAATTATATAATGGTAAAAAAAATTATTTACATATTCCGATGCTTTTAAAAAAAGATGTTTTTTATGATATAAATATAGAAACTTGTAAAACTGAAAAAAATGAAAAACTTTTTATTGCGATGTTTACAAGACAATCAAATCTTTCAATGAGTTATTTAAATATCATACAAAAAGTAAATCATGAAAATTTAAAATATGAATATGAAAAAGAAAATATTGAAAATAGTCAAAATTATTATAATTTAATAAATCAAAAATTGATTAGTTTTCATATAAATCAAAAGGGAATAATAACAGAAGTAAACAAAGCTTGTCTCTCATTTTTTGGTTTAGAAAAAAGTATAATGATAGGAAAACATTTTTCTAATTTCTTTTTTTCAAGAGAAGTTAAAGTATCTTCAACTGAAGTAAGTAATATTTTAAGAGCTACAAATTTAAATGGAATAGATGTTTTTTTCCATACAGATATTATTCCTGTTAAATCTGAAAAAAACAGTTCTCAAAATATCATTATTTGTCAAGATATAACTTATTTGAAAAAGATTGAATCAGAGTTAGAATATGCTGTAAATCATGATAGTTTGACAGGGCTTCCAAATAGGTTGATGTTAAGAAAAAGAATTGAAGAGTGTATTTTAAAAAGTAAAGATACAAAAGAATCATTTGCTTTATGTTTTATTGATTTAAATAAATTTAAAAGTGTAAATGATGAATATGGACATCATGTTGGAGATATGTTATTAAAACATATAGGAGAAGTTCTTTCAAGTATCATAAGAGAAGGTGATATTATTGCGAGAATTGGAGGAGATGAATTTGTAATACTTTTTGATCATATTGAATCAACACAGTATTTAGATTTAACTTTAAAAAGAATAGATTCAATATCAAAAAAGAATCCTTTATACTATTCAGAAGATTTGATAATACCTTTAACATTTAGTTTAGGTGTTAGTATTTATCCAAATGATGGTGAAGATATTGAATCTTTATTAAATCATGCAGATGAAAAAATGTACAAAAATAAGGGGATAAGAATATAG
- a CDS encoding OmpA family protein, producing the protein MDDLGKLRNLLLKEEQESLLELKIQLEKLTVESHTPQIIIEKISPFISSILEKSYSSDKKLLLEALSPIVLELIDRNYEESKDKVVKQLAPLITTAIKEQIKSHKDEVVDALYPVIGNMITRYVSKTFEDMLFSINDQIKNGLTFKTLKRKINAKIHGISETELLLKEHALTNVKAVFFIHKETGIVLSHTQNINNPINEPEMIASMMTAIRSFVNDWIDKNEKHQEINTIEYGGSKIVLEASGYSYLAVIIDGAVTNITINSIREVLSQLVAKYSDEIKNFDGNMENLPKEEFLSIISQLINEEEEVNNKSLHPLVYILPLILVSWISYTIYNNIIDNNLAKKANEILYKDSALTIYRLEVEVKNKNMIINGMVPFSFYKDLAYKDLQKIDNIKSIQNNIQIIDSFDNPKDIYDKITYLTLALNLKEGNRIEYSYNYPNVKVFGNVFSKKEKKYVEEQFKLIKGLENIDFEVGIVPPNIEDIIYFEQNSSEILPNQEYKLIKIINLLHNLDEDLVLEIRGFRDFTGTLERNAILVKERAENIMKYLKVKGNVSQKLVNIGINDIPTNIDKENYPEQGRRVVFTWKK; encoded by the coding sequence ATGGATGATTTAGGAAAACTTCGTAATCTTCTTTTAAAAGAAGAACAAGAAAGTTTATTAGAACTCAAAATTCAACTTGAAAAGTTAACTGTAGAGTCTCACACTCCACAGATAATAATAGAGAAAATATCTCCTTTTATTTCTTCGATTTTAGAAAAAAGTTATAGTAGTGATAAAAAATTATTACTTGAAGCATTATCTCCAATTGTTTTAGAGTTAATTGATAGAAATTATGAAGAATCAAAAGATAAAGTTGTTAAACAATTAGCTCCACTTATCACAACAGCAATAAAAGAACAGATAAAATCTCACAAAGATGAAGTTGTTGATGCCTTGTATCCTGTAATTGGAAATATGATTACTCGATATGTTTCTAAAACTTTTGAAGATATGTTATTTTCGATTAATGATCAAATAAAAAATGGACTTACATTTAAGACATTAAAAAGAAAAATTAACGCAAAAATTCATGGTATTAGTGAAACAGAACTTTTATTGAAAGAACATGCTTTAACAAATGTAAAAGCAGTTTTTTTTATACATAAAGAAACAGGAATAGTTTTATCTCATACTCAAAATATAAATAATCCAATCAATGAACCTGAAATGATTGCTTCAATGATGACAGCAATTCGTAGTTTTGTTAATGATTGGATTGATAAAAATGAAAAACATCAAGAAATTAATACAATTGAATATGGTGGAAGTAAAATAGTTTTAGAAGCTAGTGGGTATAGTTATTTAGCTGTTATTATTGATGGTGCTGTAACAAATATTACTATAAATAGTATAAGAGAAGTTCTTTCTCAGTTAGTTGCAAAATATTCAGATGAAATAAAAAATTTTGATGGAAATATGGAAAATCTTCCAAAAGAAGAATTTTTATCAATTATATCTCAACTAATTAATGAAGAAGAAGAGGTTAATAATAAATCTTTACATCCTTTAGTTTATATATTACCTTTAATTTTAGTTTCTTGGATAAGTTATACTATTTATAATAATATAATTGATAACAATTTAGCAAAAAAAGCAAATGAAATTTTATATAAAGATTCAGCTTTGACTATTTATAGATTAGAGGTTGAAGTAAAAAATAAAAATATGATTATAAATGGTATGGTTCCTTTTTCTTTTTATAAAGATTTAGCATATAAAGATTTACAAAAAATTGATAATATAAAATCAATTCAAAATAATATTCAGATTATCGATTCTTTTGATAATCCAAAAGATATTTATGATAAAATAACTTATTTGACTTTGGCATTAAACTTAAAAGAAGGAAATAGAATAGAATATTCTTATAATTATCCTAATGTTAAAGTTTTTGGTAATGTTTTTAGTAAAAAAGAAAAAAAATATGTAGAAGAACAATTTAAATTGATAAAAGGTTTAGAAAATATTGATTTCGAAGTTGGAATTGTTCCTCCTAATATAGAAGATATAATTTATTTTGAACAAAATTCTTCAGAAATTTTACCAAATCAAGAATATAAATTAATAAAAATTATAAATTTATTACATAACTTAGATGAAGATTTAGTTCTAGAAATACGAGGTTTTAGAGATTTTACAGGAACATTAGAAAGAAATGCTATTTTAGTAAAAGAAAGAGCAGAAAATATAATGAAATATTTAAAAGTTAAAGGTAATGTTTCTCAAAAATTAGTCAATATTGGAATCAATGATATTCCAACAAATATAGATAAAGAAAACTATCCTGAACAAGGAAGACGAGTAGTCTTTACATGGAAAAAATAA
- a CDS encoding Rab family GTPase, which translates to MFNYKIVLIGDFGTGKTSLIRRYVDNSFSEEYISSIGVSISKKSLIANINEQKYDSTMMIWDIEGQTDFKPILTHYLNGAKGFVIVADLTREKTIESIKGHIELCQKTIPNLPICIAFNKSDLNHDEIEIENYKNIDSNIVGIFRTSAKDDNCVKELFELLNNEIVKRLVQ; encoded by the coding sequence ATGTTTAATTATAAAATTGTTTTAATAGGAGATTTTGGAACTGGTAAAACAAGTTTGATTAGAAGATATGTTGATAATAGTTTTAGTGAAGAGTACATAAGTAGTATTGGTGTATCTATTTCAAAAAAAAGTTTAATTGCAAATATAAATGAACAAAAATATGATTCAACTATGATGATTTGGGATATTGAGGGGCAAACGGATTTTAAACCAATTTTAACTCATTATCTAAATGGAGCAAAAGGATTTGTAATAGTTGCAGATTTAACAAGAGAAAAAACAATTGAATCAATTAAAGGACATATTGAATTATGTCAAAAAACGATACCAAATTTACCTATTTGTATTGCATTTAATAAAAGTGATTTAAATCATGATGAAATAGAAATAGAAAATTATAAAAATATAGATTCAAATATTGTAGGAATTTTTAGAACTTCAGCAAAAGATGATAATTGTGTAAAAGAATTGTTTGAACTTTTAAATAATGAAATAGTAAAGAGATTAGTACAATGA